The window taaaATGTGTTCAGTTAATGAGAcaagtacaaaataaaatagcaatgatCAGGTTTTCTCATTAAATGTGTGCAGAGGCTCTTTAAGAGCTAAACAATTCACAACAAAGAAATTGAAGACTTCGAATGAGACTTCACCCTTGCAGAATAGGTGACTGTGGTGAAGTACCCCAAACTGAGACAAAACTTTTGTAgaataaaaacagacattttctgatttcccacactctcacacattaaaatacacctgaagaaggctccacggctgaaatgttgtgttttctttcctctcttttcagcctggaataaacctattacttgttcctttgcagcctatgcatgctgacgcagctacccacctgaactacttcaacctACATCTGCTGCAACCCACCATGacttcctccaaatctttttctagatcttttcatcattccttctcttcctccctgggtcACTTGCCCCCCTCTCTTACTAAACCAGCATTCTGTCTCTTTGCagctatctgttccaagaccaggctttctaaccaccttctattcctttacagatgtcgtcgACATAATATCATTTATTCCTAAAGGATTTTGTCTgaaattttgcactttttcttttgactctgataccacccagagtaataaacagattatcctttccgacaacaacatcaaagaggctaaAGAATTTCTACGGCTGACAGCTCCACGTCATCTTCCCTTTATAACTGacctcattagatctctcaatccaaactctaccagtttctcactacagagaaggataaaaaaacatcttctacagaagaaagcCATCAGCACCCGTAACAACttcaccaatcctaaccttgttgtgaCTATACCATCTGACCTTTCGCTTTCACAGGATGAGCaatccctcctcagcaaaggccTGCTCACACATGAAGAAGGTTCCAatgccgaaatgttgtgttttgtttcttctcttttcagcatggaataatcctattacttgttcctttgcacattAAAATATGCGTAGGGAGCACAAAGATACAGCTTAAACTGCAGTCTAGCACATAGCAATCTTTCACAAAATAAGGGATCTACTATAAATCACCATGTCTTTCAGTATAGACTACTGTTCATAttgtgaaatttgttttattttccacttAAATTAAGGCATTTTCCCACATATAAAACTGTCTGTCCTGTAGACTGTATGCAATTTGTATATGTCCCTTTTATCTAATTCATGCTGTTAAATGCACTGTCCTGCAACATTTCCTGTTAATGCTTTGGCAATACTTATTGTATGTCACCTTGTTATGTAATTATAGCTGCTTCTGAATTTTACTGTTGAAGTTTTAAggcatgatttttttattttcaaattgacAGATTATGAACAAATGGGCCTACTTCATGCATCACCGTGTAGAGTTTGCATTCACTTTGCTAAGTCTGCACCTACAGCACGGCAGAGTGAGGTTTAAAGGTGTgattatttgaattttaaaggTCACACAATAAAGGCAAAATGGATTTTCAAGGATTCTGAGAAAGATAGGCAAAAAGATCCCAGAAAACATATTTACTCTCATTGtcaagttatatatatatattaacagcatgatcataacgaataataccagacccacaaatatgtattgaaccagagaggagtaataatccagacaCACTTGgataaacaaatatatattacaataacaagacacaaactaaactacacaacacaaaacatacaactcACAGGTTACGctaggtacagtatttacagacaaggcatttcagaggcctaacattctggtcacccaaaAACCCCAGGCTGCTACTAAGCATTAGCTAATTAATGTATTGAATACACAAATTAGCTggataactttaattaaaatgctgaaaaagtACCTGACTGGAAAAACTtattttgcaatattattttCCGTAAATAGCttggaaaatacatttaatcaataaaatgtgaatgaaTGTGAATGAATTAGGACATTTGTAATAGAAAGCTAAAGGTGATAAAAACACAACAGGATGTGAAGAATTAATGACAATCTATTGAATAGCTGATAATAAACTGCTTAGCCGGATGTGTACtgtagtaagtactgtacaaccTACACCATTCTAATCAAGGCAATCAATACTCAGCCCAAAGGGAGGAGATAGTAGATGGGGACACGGGGTACATATAGCAAAGGGGTATATAAAAGAACCAGTTATGTAAAGGGCCTTCtaaaaaagaaggttttgagtttaAATTTGAAAGAGGTAAGAGAAGGTGCTTTGGGGCATAATGGgaagaggctctgtcatccagAGTGTAGACAGGCTTAGGGGACAGAATAAgaacagaattagaagagtgaaggttgcaaggtggggagtaggatgacaataactcagacaggtactgaggtgccaagccatgcagagccttataagtgagcattacaattttgaagtcaacaggaaggcagtgcaaggactccaggacaggagtaatgtgatcagttGCACTAGAACTgttcaggattctggctgccaagtTTTGGACATAGTGGAGTTAGTTCAATgaggatttagaaaccccagtgagtagcacattacagtagtcaattagAGAGAACACACATGTGTTGACCAGCTTTCCAgcaacagttagtgataacataggacATAGAGTtgaaagaatgatgttttgacaatacgtgggtcaaatgtcaagcctgaatcaaatatcatcccctagtttttcaattttgactgAAGCTTAAGTATAGTACCATCCACATACAGGGATACTgcattggctttacaaagttgatgggggagcaataagcatgacttcagtcttgtcacagttaaggaAGTCTGAGGTCATCAATGTTTTTGTCAGAGATGTGATTAGAGAGaacagagacagccacatcactATCAAGTTTAATATGgatgtagatttgagtatcatcagcatagaaatgatagttTAGACCATACAATAGAGCCCTGAAGAATACCAGACAATTTCAGAGATAAATTTACCAAGAGAGACGAAGTGACAacaatcagtgaggtaagatttgaaccatttaagagcagtgtcagaaattcTAAACACAGTCTGAAGACGATAAAGCAAAATATCATGGTTAatagtgtcaaaagcagcactgagatcaagaacaATAAAGAGAACAAAAATCAGAAGTCAATAGAAGATCATTAGTGACTTTAACAAGGGCAGTTACAGCAGTCACTGAAGTTGTTGGAAAtcagattggaggggtttgaAGAGGTTTACAggtaataaataatgtatttaaattcaaATGTTTCATAATGAAGGTTTATGTGTATTTTACACAGTTACACACTGCttttcataatatttatttatacgCACATCTGTTGTGTTAATTTGTTTGAACGACTGTGAACTCCCTTTGCCCATTAGTTGAGAGGCTGTATGATGATAATGTAATAAATACCGAGGTTTATGTTGTGGTGATTGAATGATGCCTTCCAatttgtgttatactgtatgtatcaggtGCTCCCAAACATGCAAAAGCTTCTACTTTACATTAGCCTCCAGTGAGGAGTTTGACTATAGTGGTAATAtgtgtttaaaacactcaatatTACAAATTTGTCACTATACTTTAGTGAGAACTGTTGCTACTCATCAATAGAAGGTGCTGCAGTGACATCAGCACTGCCTTAGCCTTGTGACATCATAAGTCAGAGTATCCTCAATGTCAGCCTGTTCTACAATTGTAAATTTCATTGCATTGTAAATGGACTGTTCTTTGTAGGTTTGATTGCATGAGGTTTTTTCACATGTAACAACAGAAAAtgtcatttgttgtttcatggaTTTATGGAATTCTTTATTCTGTCTTTCAAAGTAGAAATAGTAAGAATAATGTATAAGGtgttaaaacaatataattacaGACTGTTTTCCGATAATTTCCTGATTCAGTTGTGTTTGACTGAAAATACTTCAGAActtgaataaatgaataaaatggaaataacagtatacataTGTATACATTGCCTTCAAAAATTACTCAGATCATTGTGACTATAGTGTCCAGTTTTATGAAATTACAAaaggttgtacagtatatgcattatttttaaattaatattaattcaaaACGTCAACGTTCAGACTAAAGATTTTTAAGTGTTAGttaacttacagtaaatgttacataaaactgaaatatgctgAAATAACCACcattagcagcagtaacagcCACAGGTAAGTACcagctttacagtatatacaggtcTGATGCAATTTCTGTCCACTCCTCTTGGCAGATTTACTCAGGATCTCTCAATTTGCTTGGTGATGTCTTGTGGATAgtagttttcagtttttctgttgATCAGAAGCAGAACTGTAACATAATGctaccaccaccatgcttgacagtagggatggtgttgaaAGAGCAATGCACTGCTGGATTTACATCAGATGTAACACTTTTTAAACCAAAAAGTTTCAATTTTTTCTTATCTGACCACAAAATGTTTTGCCACGTTTGCAGTACTGCTTAGCTGCTTTTGTAACCCACATGCAGTTGGGCATGTTGCTTGACTGCAGATGGAAACAGAGATGTGTctctttaaaagaaatgtagcTCCCGTAATTAGTTAGCTGCTCTGCTTTTTATCAGCTATACAGTTTGTGACTGCTGTAAAGAATATCACTGGAGTATATAAGTAGGAGAGCAAATGTGCCAAAATATAATGAGCCAGGTTGTTGGTAGGTGGCAGCAAGGTCTATTCTTACATCGAATAGCGATACTCCCAGCTTTCCTAAAAATTGCCTGCATCTGTTTGCCTAAATGATATTCTCCAAATAGATTTACAATCTGGAACTGAGGAACATTACTGGAGCATGAGCCAACTGTGTTGCAGAAgacagaaaggaaaggaaatttGGTAAACTGGCTTGTCAGTGCATACTTTTTTCTAGTAAAACTAGAAACTATTGTTAACTCTTTGTATATCCTTTTCATGTCTTCATCTTAAATGTTCTTGGAGTAAGCATTTAGTTCAAGTTTATATGTGAGCAATTTTATTCATTCCATACatttgtaggggttttgtgaatttactagGACAATTTGTTAATTGTAGCAGCAATCACGAGGTGGTTCgttatggctattagaaaatcaGTCGATCAATAATGAACACACACAGATTCAAtaaacgagatacatttattaatacataaaatgtgcataaaacATGTTACAGCCTGCCTGGATCAGGTAGCTACTCAATAGTAAATAAACTCAtgtgaattgaattgatatcaacttgtgttgaggaaataattgaattctcgagatgcaatgtagtacattgggtttacttatccagatATGGATTCGTATTTCCCGGCACGGGCACCAAGACCAGCTAGCAGCTGTGTCCAATTGCTGCGGCGTTCAATAGgcattgtcccggcgtcctctggctcctTGCAAACCAGTCGGGTTGCAGCTCGGAGTCAGACGAATTAGgtggagagatttctgctgtggcAACATGCccgacagtgtctctctcagggaCCTACTAGTAGTCCAGCTGACTAGTAAAAAGTCCCTATGCACAGAGGGTGACCgtgggtccaagcaagtcactcTTTAGGGGGAAGAAATTCGGTTTGCTTCTGGTGTAGCACTGTTGCTGAAAATAAacttattcaggttgtcgacaacAGTCCAAACCTATACTCCGGTGATCAAGCGAAGCGTCCACGTTGGCGTTGGCTAGCAAGTTACGTACGGGCATTCCCCGGACCGACGCTTTGCTGAAACAAGGTTCCAGTCCCTATACAGACAACACCGGCtgtcacatgattgtctctCTGGGTGTGAAAAGTGGCCGGAGAAGCAAAGTTTCTGAGCTGTGCAATGTCTTTTAAACCAGGACCAAGACAGGTCATGATTGGTCGAAAGTTTAGCGGGCATTTCAGACCCAAGTTACCACAACCTGcaagttcctgattggttggtcaaggtgagagatgagtcacaatgacctctgacatctaggactgcaatccagatgttctCAAGAATCTCACAGACAGATAGATGCCAGtaatgaccattgatcatgataaccAAGCATGGCCCCACTTGGGATCTGCTCCTTACCTAAGAGAAAACACCCTAAATCAGAAccgcatgaatagcttctctggctgcaccacagagatgagaaagagagatggggcctcatttaggaaagcacagcaacacttaattctgtcttattaataagcattgccgatACACATTCATACACTATTCATTATCTATTTCTTCCACTTAATGATTTACTTCCACTTAATGATTTATTTCACCAGACTCAAAGAGATGTTAAggctctttgaaatgtttttttgccatTCTACTAATCTGTGACTTTATTCAGGTGATTTGAATGTTCTTTGGTCTTAATAGTTGATTATTTTCTTGAAATGTACTACCTGACCAATGGATCtcacagaaacagcagaaacGGGTGTCTTTATTCTGACATTTAGAAAATCACTATTACTGCACACACATAGAGGCCACTCAATGTATTGTCACTGGTTAAGGAAATTTTGTACACCTAAATTAATTGTTTCCACAGCAAAGAGTGAAATATTCAGGGCATAATgacatttctatttttgtttcagaTGAATTATCTACagtgctttcttcttttttttttttgctttaatgtgAGGAGTAGGTTTTGCATATGTAACCCATATGCCCCTGCGTATAATAAGGATCTCAGTTGGCTGGGCTGAGGGagttctcctttagctcagctggcaagttcCCTGTTGTGTGATGCCGGAGACCAGGGTTCGTGTCCAGGCAGTGAGGGATGAACTGGCAGGGCAGGATTGGCAAGGTCAGAAACCCCAAGAACtgttacacatataataaatactcATTTATACTTAAAAGTGTCATGGCCGTAAGTTTTaaatcaacaaaatgtgaaaactgtgtaaGGATCTGACTAACTTTTCAAAGCATCTCATTTTCATCTCCATGTGTCTGCTTTGTCAGGATATTTAATAGATAGAAATAGGACAAGTTATAAACACACAAACTGAAAAGTTTAAATGTCACAAATGTTAAATGACGCTATAATAACTGTGAGCAAGATGTAACTGCCTCTAGAAAAGCTTTTTACTATTTATACAAAGATCATTTAATGCAGTTTGTTGTTTGTGTCTTTTTATTTAGGATTTCCTCTACCTAATGAATCATCACTGAGAGTATACCAGGAGAAGCTGACACTCCATGAGATGTTTTAGTAGTTTAATGTTTTCCAAGATGTTTCCAAACAAGCTTGGGTCTAAAACCTTCCTGGCTGAGAAATAACATCCTGGTCACAAATCAGTAGAATAGACATTAAGCAGCAGAGGGACTTAAAGCACAGGTTTAGGCCACTGAATTGCCAGGAGATTAATGGATCTCAAAGAAGGTGACATTGAAGTTCCCATAAACAAATACATAGGTCAGTGATGGTAGATGCAAGCGGTCAGGAAATTCCACCTTCACATTTTCAGGGCATTCCACTTCAAACATACTGCTCTTCACTCTTACAGTTAACTGCAGAGGAGGAAAAAGGAGAGATCAATCAGTTGGTTCCGCATTTGTGAGGAATATGTGTGGTCTGTTTGTAAATTAAAGAAAGCGTTATAGTGTTAAAGAACTATTGATTGTAACAATTGATTGAATGTAACTCCATTCAAACTGCATTCAGAAACAGCAGTTAACAGAATTTCCAAACTTTAGTTATAGTAAACATGGCTCTATTCAGTGTTTAAAATAATGGATGTGGTTTTATAGTAGATTAGGTGCTTGTTGCTGGAAGTGTTGAACACAGAACTACTAACACTGCCTATTGAATTATCTTTGCTCTCATGATCAAATGTTATGCTACATGGTAAAGTTAAATACTTTGAGTATATTTACTGAGTATTTAGGTACAGTGAGATTTGACTTAAGCTGATTTGCTTAAATCTATATCCCTAGAGACTAGGCCCCCAAAAAACTCAATTTggagaaaatactgtacttggGTTGTCAAGAAGTCCAAAGTACCAAAGAAAGCGAGGAAGAACCAAGCAAATACAAAAGAGCAATAATTTTCAGTAATTCTAATTTAAACATGAATATTTGTTATTACTGTGAGAGGTAtattgcagaaaaacaaaagaaaaaacattttccttccTTTTCACAACAGCTTGCAGGTCAAGCACTTCATCAGCCCACATAagatacacaaaacaaaacaaaaaaaactttaaaatgaaacGTTTAGTCCTCCAAAGAACTCttccaaaaacaaatcaaacattTGTGAGTTCCAACACGATAAAGACATGTACCTGCAAGATTACATACAGCACATAACCACTCCTCACTCTATGTCATCACAGCAAGGGTCTGATGAGACTAACCACCTGGGTAAAAACATCACCCATTAAAGCTCTCACATCCTTTCTCTCACCTGTAGTCAACTCAGGACTGAATCCTGCTCGCTCCCCCTCAGGGAAGTGTTCAGCACGGTCTTAAACCACACCACACCTGTGGCTCACTCCTACTCAATCCCTTCAGCTATGGTTGCAAGGGCTCCAccttcacactgcacacaccacgCATAACACCACATCATGTGTTATAACTTGTAACTTATAACATAGCATGTGTGAGTTAAAATGCTCACACATTATAAAAGCAAATCGCTATAAAAGCAAACATCAGAtactatttaaataatatttacagtTGCTCAACTACTTATACTAATAAGCCCCCATAATAGCAATTTAAGGAAGTTATTTatcaaagctgataccctggcttcttagAAGAAACAGCTGAGAAAAAGCTTGGAGTCACTAAGCTACTGACTACCTAACAGActggctagatgggctgaacaACCATCACTTTTAGTAAACTTTCTTATATACTTGTTGTAGGGGTTGCCATGATGGCCTGTGCTCACAGTGATATAAAAGCGGGCATGTCTAGGATAGGCGAGAGAGGTGGGTAACACCTCAAACAGGCTTCACTGACCTGCAAAGAGTGAGATAAAGAGAGAGGTagcaaacaaaagacaaaaactgaaacagggACTTGAAAGAGACACTGATGATACAGAGAACTTGATTTATCTCTGGCTCTTACCTCAGTGTCAGTTCCCTTTTTGAAGGGGAAAACTGGAATAACGCCTTCTGCTTGCCAGCTCCCTTTTGACATTGAGTTGCAGACAATTACACCTCCATCAGGGTTGTCTTGGAAACGGGGGTTGAAGTGAAATGCCAGGTTCTGCGAATCACTCCCCAGGTTAATACTGAATCTGAGGATAACATTAGTGTGGGTAAATCCCTATTTATGGGGCAATATGTTTCTCTCTATTGACAATTCCAAAGACACATCTTCCCTTTCCCTCATATTTCACTGTAGTTCTTCCTCTGATCTCCCAAGCAATGATGATCTCACACGAGAGATTTGCAGGCTAAATCTCAACACTTAACTATGATTATTTATGGTAATCCAGTGAAGGAATGGTAACATAATCATAAAGCAGAGCAAAAGGAGAGCAGAGCAAAAGGAGGTGATtcaaaatgcaatgtaaatgtgAAATAACCATGTAAAATTCTCTGGATATACAATTATATAAGAAGGTGATTTACAAATCTGATGTTGCCTGCTGTTAATGTTGAGATATCAAGGAGATTGTCCCTCAGACCTggatattaaataaaacaaatacaaaacagtGACATACCTGTCAGCATCTTGGGGTATATTCCCTTTGATTTTGATGATGCTGCCATCTTTCAGGACTGCATTCGTCAGTGTTAGTTCCTGTCACCATAACACAGACAGGTGTACATTAAGGAAAGAAGACCTGAAATGATGCATCGTACTAACACACCGCCTTACCTGAAGAGTGACCTCTAAACATTGCTGGAGTGATATCCATCAGCACATCTGGAGATCCCCCATAGCTGCCAGTTCATTATGAATATCCTGTAATACTATAGAGTTGTCTGATCTATATTCTAAAAAGTCAACT is drawn from Lepisosteus oculatus isolate fLepOcu1 chromosome 9, fLepOcu1.hap2, whole genome shotgun sequence and contains these coding sequences:
- the LOC138241196 gene encoding galectin-1-like; amino-acid sequence: MAELTLTNAVLKDGSIIKIKGNIPQDADRFSINLGSDSQNLAFHFNPRFQDNPDGGVIVCNSMSKGSWQAEGVIPVFPFKKGTDTELTVRVKSSMFEVECPENVKVEFPDRLHLPSLTYVFVYGNFNVTFFEIH